A window of Hymenobacter aerilatus contains these coding sequences:
- a CDS encoding RNA polymerase sigma factor: MSDSPTSSVTDQQLVRQVLAGNTAAFGQIVQRTEGLVTQLVFKMIRHPADRPDIAQEVYLKAFKNLAGFKFQAKLSTWVGQITYNTCLHYLEKKQLVLVDPAEPPPDDAAEEGRRSLPPLVAGSDYNPEAALFDNDLTAILGVAIEQLPPLYRTLISLYHQQELSYEEIAQITSLPDGTVKNYLFRARKLLKQQLLTRYQRQDL, encoded by the coding sequence ATGAGCGACTCGCCTACCTCTTCCGTCACCGACCAGCAGCTTGTCCGGCAAGTGCTGGCCGGCAACACTGCGGCCTTTGGGCAAATCGTGCAACGCACGGAGGGGTTGGTTACGCAGCTGGTATTCAAGATGATCCGGCATCCGGCCGATCGGCCGGACATCGCGCAGGAAGTCTACTTGAAGGCCTTTAAAAATTTGGCCGGGTTCAAGTTTCAGGCGAAGCTCTCCACGTGGGTTGGCCAAATCACCTACAATACGTGCCTGCACTACCTGGAAAAGAAGCAGCTGGTGCTGGTAGACCCCGCGGAGCCTCCCCCGGATGATGCCGCCGAAGAGGGTCGCCGGTCCCTACCCCCGCTCGTAGCCGGCTCGGATTACAACCCCGAAGCGGCGCTTTTCGACAACGATTTAACGGCCATTCTGGGCGTGGCCATCGAGCAGTTGCCCCCGCTCTATCGCACCCTGATTTCCTTGTACCATCAGCAGGAGCTGAGCTACGAAGAAATTGCCCAGATCACCTCCCTGCCAGACGGCACTGTGAAAAACTACCTCTTCCGGGCCCGGAAACTGCTGAAACAGCAACTCCTGACCCGCTATCAACGCCAAGACTTATGA
- a CDS encoding Mut7-C RNAse domain-containing protein: MLVPAARYLTYAEAVVLYNELLQADIVALVKAHGPPSLPYGEGMYYQLLIEEELVEAAQPLLDDFEQARNAPKLPRCPRCGSLAVAPAERVAWWRRLLYAGTTPMQCTTCQRVFAG; the protein is encoded by the coding sequence ATGCTTGTCCCTGCTGCGCGCTACCTTACCTACGCTGAGGCCGTGGTGCTCTACAATGAGCTACTACAGGCCGATATTGTGGCGTTGGTGAAAGCGCATGGCCCGCCTTCCCTACCCTATGGCGAGGGCATGTATTACCAATTATTAATTGAGGAGGAGTTGGTGGAGGCAGCCCAACCCTTGCTCGACGATTTTGAGCAGGCGCGCAACGCGCCGAAATTACCCCGCTGCCCACGTTGCGGCAGCCTAGCCGTAGCCCCCGCTGAGCGCGTGGCGTGGTGGCGCCGATTGCTGTACGCGGGCACCACGCCCATGCAGTGCACCACCTGCCAGCGCGTGTTTGCCGGGTAA
- a CDS encoding multinuclear nonheme iron-dependent oxidase has protein sequence MSAPAILSAIACNLDDQTLTAALPLLEAGQVEAVEWSFDTLFDGRQLPDWFVELLTAYGEQGRLVGHGVYFSLLSGRWTPEQAQWLEQLRLLAGRFRFDHITEHFGAFTGQNFHTGAPLPVPYTAATLRLGQDRLLRVADACQCPVGLENLAFAYSLEEVQRHGEFLEQLVAPVNGFLLLDLHNLYCQLHNFNLLSDSLLALYPLHRVREIHISGGSWEDSRVEQGRQIRRDTHDEAVPDEVFSLLKRTIPKCPQLKYVVLEQLGTGLRTDASQDRFRQDFQRMAAIVEASRCHAHSHQPNAFQPPASLPAGPAAHDETIHTQQRQLAQILETAASYEEAQQRLRASSLAHTDWQLEQWAPHMLETAVRIAQKWKQ, from the coding sequence ATGTCCGCTCCGGCTATCTTATCGGCCATTGCTTGCAATCTGGACGACCAGACTCTGACTGCTGCCTTGCCGCTGCTCGAAGCGGGCCAGGTAGAAGCCGTGGAGTGGTCGTTTGACACCCTATTCGACGGTCGGCAGCTGCCCGATTGGTTTGTCGAGCTGCTGACTGCCTACGGCGAGCAGGGCCGTTTGGTGGGGCACGGCGTGTATTTCTCGTTGCTTTCGGGCCGCTGGACGCCCGAGCAGGCGCAGTGGCTGGAGCAGCTGCGCCTGCTCGCCGGGCGCTTTCGCTTCGACCACATCACGGAGCATTTTGGGGCTTTCACGGGGCAGAACTTCCATACCGGCGCGCCGCTGCCCGTGCCGTACACGGCCGCTACCCTGCGCCTGGGCCAGGACCGCCTCCTGCGTGTGGCCGATGCCTGCCAGTGCCCAGTGGGACTTGAAAATCTGGCGTTTGCCTACTCGCTGGAGGAAGTGCAGCGCCACGGCGAGTTTTTGGAACAGCTGGTAGCACCCGTCAACGGCTTTCTGCTTCTAGACCTGCACAACCTGTATTGTCAGCTGCACAACTTCAACTTGTTATCCGACTCGCTCTTGGCGCTCTACCCGCTGCACCGGGTGAGGGAAATTCACATTTCGGGCGGTAGCTGGGAAGACTCGCGAGTAGAGCAGGGTAGACAGATTCGGCGCGACACCCACGACGAGGCCGTGCCCGACGAGGTATTTTCCCTGCTGAAACGCACAATACCTAAGTGCCCGCAGCTGAAATACGTCGTACTGGAACAGCTCGGCACCGGCCTTCGTACCGACGCCAGCCAGGACCGGTTTCGGCAAGATTTCCAGCGGATGGCCGCCATCGTAGAAGCCAGCCGATGCCATGCGCATAGTCACCAGCCCAACGCATTCCAGCCACCAGCATCCCTACCCGCCGGCCCTGCTGCCCACGACGAAACCATCCACACGCAACAGCGCCAACTCGCGCAGATTCTGGAAACCGCCGCTTCCTACGAAGAAGCGCAGCAGCGCCTGCGCGCCTCCTCCCTGGCTCACACCGACTGGCAGCTAGAACAATGGGCACCCCATATGCTGGAAACGGCTGTCCGCATCGCCCAGAAATGGAAGCAGTAG
- a CDS encoding chryseobasin-related MNIO class RiPP peptide — translation MKLSKALLGAVLVGITAQTTACTKGDEPAPKGEKVAKGSEKKTPVYCPACGLG, via the coding sequence ATGAAATTATCGAAAGCCTTACTCGGAGCTGTTTTGGTTGGCATCACAGCGCAGACTACTGCTTGTACGAAAGGCGATGAGCCAGCGCCCAAGGGCGAGAAAGTAGCGAAGGGTAGCGAGAAAAAAACGCCTGTGTATTGCCCCGCGTGCGGCCTGGGCTAA
- a CDS encoding outer membrane beta-barrel protein — translation MSGTLLDRGTRQPLPFANVLLLRLPDSTLAGNTQTADNGTFTLANVPLGRYVVRTVALGYQPARRVVTPSLTTPAIRLGEWPVVPVAVQLAGVVVQGEKAVLVEDLDKKVINVDKDLNSAGGTAADVLQKVPSVAVDENGQVSLRGNAGVTLYLDGKPASSNLRLDQLPASRLETIEVITNPGARYSAQGTGGIINLVQKKQRQAGWNGEALATLGTRDKYNASLNLSRRVGKFNVFGSVDGLSNRFQGSSGLRQEATAEGRTTSIDQTGRTARHQTNRSLRLGVDYAWHPEQTLTLTTEFYKNDLRHTNNFTTQLTRDTDAALVLHNQNPETDDLYTMRIASNYRHTWEAHPGRELTAGAVYILDGGTVTTAQRVLDGPAGYTQQARRQVLDVTIHMPSAQVDYVHPLDDKRRWGAGLKTDVMLTPGTAEYGVQPVPGAEFIRQEASSYRYHYRQVIPQAYGTYQQKAGRWDYQVGLRTEFTGLQARVLPTGSTSQRLLNLFPSATVARRLPHHEQRLQLSYSRRLNRPNFLQIVALPIYTDARNYVVGNPALRPEYVHVVELGHQVAWQNTTLNTTLFGRFANQAIQSLRIIDTLATRLSGQPDFITRTSYQNLGRTASYGLELSLTHPLTKWWKLVANGSFYRNQVTGYTGSGTRANFTGTAYLLNTFNPTKTLAVQLSGNYRAPLVVPQGRLLAVYGVDVALRQRLFHDRAALTLRVSDLFDTRRQYTRLAAADLTTDLQTKYETRVGYLGFTWFLGTNKPASSIDNQPKGDTGGFGG, via the coding sequence GTGTCTGGCACGTTGCTGGACCGCGGCACGCGCCAGCCGCTGCCTTTTGCCAACGTCTTGCTGCTGCGGCTGCCCGATTCCACTCTGGCAGGCAATACCCAAACCGCTGACAATGGTACTTTTACGCTAGCAAACGTACCGTTGGGCCGCTATGTGGTGCGAACGGTAGCGCTGGGCTACCAGCCCGCTCGCCGCGTGGTTACACCGAGTCTGACTACGCCGGCAATTCGCCTGGGTGAGTGGCCCGTGGTGCCGGTGGCCGTGCAGCTTGCAGGCGTGGTGGTACAGGGCGAAAAAGCGGTTCTGGTGGAGGACCTGGATAAGAAGGTTATCAACGTAGACAAGGATCTGAACAGCGCGGGCGGTACGGCAGCCGATGTGCTGCAAAAGGTGCCTTCCGTAGCCGTAGACGAAAACGGGCAGGTCAGCCTGCGGGGCAACGCGGGCGTGACGCTCTACCTAGATGGCAAGCCCGCGTCCAGCAACCTGCGCCTCGACCAGCTGCCTGCCAGCCGCCTCGAAACCATTGAGGTGATTACCAATCCGGGGGCGCGGTACTCGGCCCAGGGTACGGGCGGCATCATCAACCTGGTGCAGAAAAAGCAGCGCCAGGCTGGCTGGAACGGGGAAGCGCTGGCCACCCTAGGCACCCGCGACAAGTACAACGCCTCGCTCAACCTCAGCCGCAGGGTAGGCAAATTCAATGTATTTGGCAGTGTTGATGGGCTGAGCAATCGGTTCCAGGGCAGCTCGGGGCTGCGGCAGGAGGCCACCGCCGAAGGCCGTACCACCAGCATCGACCAAACGGGCCGTACTGCCCGCCACCAGACCAACCGAAGCTTGCGCCTGGGTGTGGACTACGCCTGGCACCCGGAGCAGACGCTGACGCTGACCACTGAATTCTACAAGAACGATTTGCGCCACACCAACAACTTCACTACCCAACTCACGCGCGACACCGATGCGGCCCTTGTTCTACACAACCAAAACCCGGAAACCGACGACTTGTATACAATGCGCATTGCCAGCAACTACCGGCATACCTGGGAGGCTCATCCTGGCCGCGAGCTAACGGCTGGCGCGGTCTATATCTTGGATGGCGGGACCGTGACGACGGCGCAACGCGTGCTGGATGGCCCGGCCGGCTACACGCAGCAGGCCCGCCGGCAAGTGCTTGATGTGACCATTCATATGCCCTCGGCGCAGGTAGACTACGTGCACCCGCTGGACGACAAGCGCCGCTGGGGAGCAGGCCTGAAAACCGATGTGATGCTAACGCCCGGCACGGCCGAGTATGGGGTGCAACCAGTGCCCGGCGCCGAGTTTATCCGCCAGGAAGCCAGCTCCTACCGCTACCACTATCGGCAGGTGATTCCGCAAGCCTATGGCACGTATCAGCAGAAAGCGGGCCGCTGGGACTACCAAGTGGGCCTGCGGACAGAGTTTACCGGATTGCAAGCGCGCGTGTTGCCCACCGGCTCGACCAGTCAGCGCCTTCTCAACCTGTTTCCCTCGGCCACCGTGGCGCGCCGGCTGCCGCACCACGAGCAGCGCCTCCAGCTCAGCTACTCACGCCGCCTGAACCGGCCCAACTTCCTGCAAATCGTGGCCTTGCCTATTTACACGGATGCGCGCAACTACGTGGTGGGCAACCCTGCCCTACGCCCCGAATACGTGCACGTGGTAGAGCTGGGCCACCAGGTGGCGTGGCAGAATACTACCCTCAATACCACGTTGTTTGGACGCTTCGCCAACCAGGCCATTCAGAGTTTGCGCATCATCGACACACTGGCGACCCGCCTCAGCGGCCAGCCCGATTTCATCACCCGCACCAGCTACCAGAACCTCGGCCGCACGGCCAGCTACGGGCTAGAACTCTCGCTGACTCACCCTCTCACGAAGTGGTGGAAACTCGTTGCCAACGGCTCGTTTTACCGCAACCAGGTAACTGGCTACACGGGGAGCGGCACCCGCGCCAACTTCACCGGCACGGCGTATCTGCTGAATACTTTTAACCCGACCAAGACGCTGGCCGTGCAGCTCAGCGGCAACTACCGCGCCCCGCTGGTGGTGCCGCAAGGCCGCCTGCTGGCCGTGTACGGGGTAGATGTGGCCCTGCGCCAGCGCCTGTTCCACGACCGGGCGGCCCTTACCCTACGTGTTAGCGACCTGTTCGACACGCGCCGCCAGTATACCCGGCTAGCCGCCGCAGACCTCACCACTGACCTGCAAACCAAGTATGAAACCCGCGTGGGCTACCTGGGCTTCACCTGGTTTTTAGGCACCAACAAGCCCGCCAGCTCCATCGACAACCAACCCAAGGGCGACACGGGTGGTTTTGGGGGGTAG
- a CDS encoding zinc-dependent metalloprotease yields the protein MKRTPFVVATLLLAASHVAPAQNQGSNAPNRAEAKPAATIASVTQGAKKQDGYFPFYYDEKTGKVYLELDKFDQEFLYFSSLPDGVGMGGPERGGASSAIAKFVRIGPKVMLVEPNYSYRASRGGDEQQAVESAFAKSVLWGFTPVAVEGNKVLIDLTPFLVRDSQKIGDQLGRRSFAGLRGGNAGGGASAGYRLDESRSAVNPDATKNFPKNTEFDALITFTGGPSGGQGYGRSIAPDPNAVTVRMHQAFVELPDNKYQPRKFDPRSGFFQFTYLDFSAPMAEPLEKRFSRRHRLEKKNPGTKVSEPVEPIVYYVDRGAPPDIKKALIEGGAWWNQAFEAAGYKNAFLVKELPEGADPMDIRYNVVNWVDRAGNPRAFSFGSSYIDPRTGEIIKGIVTLGSDRHRQDYLIAEGLLQPYKNGRKAPKELEEMALARIRQLSAHEIGHTLGLYHNFSSSGTQDRGSVMDYPFPRFTLKADGTVDVSDAYAKGIGSWDKRAILWGYQDFPKGTDEDKALDQIMMETLKQGHIFIPDIGGYVHPASHQWDDGTNAMAQLDKLMKVRRHVLDNFSTNAIPDNAPMATLEEVLVPMYLLHRYQIEAAAKSLGGLYFTHAVKNDGQVVTRMVEPAEQWRAFDALMATVSPDALALPEKLLQQIPPRPAGYPSSMEIFSRHTGPTFDPIATAETAASTTIMSLLNPERATRLIEYHARDSKQPGFMPMVDKLLTQTWKAPLVPGYKGELQVLVNNLTLKSLLQLAADPQVAENVRGESLAEIDGLKQWMTGKLASAEPRQKANLLFGLSQINTFTTDPNKFTVPSSLDMPPGAPIGMPGLDFLHDDVAY from the coding sequence ATGAAGCGTACTCCTTTTGTAGTAGCTACCCTCTTGCTTGCGGCTAGCCATGTTGCGCCGGCTCAAAACCAGGGTAGCAACGCCCCTAACCGCGCCGAAGCCAAGCCAGCGGCCACCATTGCCAGCGTGACGCAGGGCGCCAAGAAACAAGACGGCTACTTCCCGTTTTACTACGACGAAAAAACCGGCAAAGTCTACCTAGAGCTGGACAAGTTCGACCAGGAGTTTCTGTACTTCAGCTCCCTACCCGACGGCGTGGGCATGGGCGGCCCCGAGCGGGGCGGCGCCTCCTCGGCCATTGCCAAGTTTGTGCGGATAGGGCCCAAGGTGATGTTGGTGGAGCCCAACTACAGCTACCGCGCTTCCCGAGGCGGCGACGAGCAACAGGCCGTGGAAAGCGCCTTTGCTAAGTCGGTGCTGTGGGGCTTTACGCCGGTGGCCGTGGAGGGCAACAAGGTGCTCATCGACCTGACGCCCTTCTTGGTGCGCGACAGTCAGAAAATAGGCGACCAACTGGGCCGCCGCAGCTTTGCGGGCCTGCGTGGCGGCAACGCTGGTGGCGGGGCCTCGGCCGGCTACCGGCTCGACGAATCGCGCTCGGCCGTGAATCCCGACGCGACCAAGAACTTCCCTAAAAACACGGAGTTCGACGCGCTGATTACCTTCACCGGCGGCCCCAGTGGCGGCCAGGGCTACGGCCGGAGCATCGCCCCCGACCCCAACGCCGTGACCGTGCGTATGCACCAGGCTTTTGTAGAGCTCCCCGACAACAAGTACCAGCCGCGCAAGTTCGACCCGCGCTCGGGCTTTTTTCAGTTCACCTACCTCGACTTCTCGGCTCCCATGGCCGAGCCGCTGGAGAAGCGCTTCTCGCGCCGGCACCGGCTGGAGAAGAAGAACCCCGGCACCAAAGTGAGCGAACCGGTAGAGCCCATTGTGTACTACGTGGACCGCGGTGCCCCGCCGGATATCAAGAAGGCGCTCATTGAGGGCGGTGCGTGGTGGAACCAGGCCTTTGAGGCGGCCGGCTACAAAAACGCCTTCCTCGTGAAGGAGTTGCCCGAGGGTGCCGATCCTATGGACATTCGCTACAACGTGGTGAACTGGGTGGACCGCGCCGGCAATCCGCGCGCTTTCTCCTTTGGCTCGTCCTACATCGACCCACGCACGGGCGAAATTATCAAGGGCATCGTCACGCTGGGCTCCGACCGCCACCGCCAGGACTACCTCATTGCCGAGGGCTTGTTGCAGCCTTATAAGAATGGTAGGAAGGCACCGAAAGAGCTGGAAGAAATGGCGCTGGCCCGCATCCGGCAGCTCTCGGCCCACGAAATTGGGCACACCTTGGGACTGTACCACAATTTCAGCTCTTCGGGCACGCAGGACCGCGGCTCGGTGATGGACTACCCTTTCCCGCGCTTCACGCTGAAAGCCGACGGCACCGTTGACGTGTCGGACGCCTACGCCAAGGGCATCGGCAGTTGGGACAAGCGCGCCATTCTGTGGGGCTACCAGGACTTCCCGAAGGGCACCGACGAGGACAAGGCCCTGGATCAGATTATGATGGAAACCCTGAAGCAGGGCCACATTTTCATTCCAGATATTGGCGGCTATGTGCACCCTGCGTCGCACCAGTGGGACGACGGCACCAATGCCATGGCCCAGCTCGACAAGCTGATGAAAGTGCGCCGCCACGTGCTCGATAATTTCTCTACCAACGCCATTCCTGACAACGCCCCGATGGCTACCCTGGAAGAAGTGCTGGTGCCCATGTACCTATTGCACCGCTACCAGATAGAGGCCGCGGCCAAGTCGCTAGGGGGGCTGTACTTCACCCACGCTGTGAAAAACGACGGCCAAGTGGTGACGCGCATGGTGGAGCCCGCCGAGCAGTGGCGAGCTTTCGATGCGTTGATGGCCACTGTGTCGCCGGATGCGCTGGCGCTGCCGGAAAAGCTGCTCCAGCAAATTCCGCCCCGGCCGGCGGGCTACCCCAGCAGCATGGAAATCTTCAGCCGCCACACGGGCCCTACCTTCGACCCCATCGCTACCGCCGAAACGGCCGCCAGCACCACCATCATGTCGCTGCTGAACCCGGAGCGCGCTACCCGCCTGATAGAGTACCACGCCCGCGACAGCAAGCAGCCCGGCTTTATGCCGATGGTGGACAAATTGCTGACGCAAACCTGGAAGGCGCCCCTGGTCCCCGGCTACAAGGGTGAGTTGCAGGTACTGGTAAACAACCTCACGCTCAAAAGCTTGCTCCAGCTGGCCGCCGACCCGCAGGTAGCCGAAAACGTGCGCGGCGAAAGTCTGGCCGAAATTGATGGGCTGAAGCAGTGGATGACCGGCAAGCTCGCCAGCGCCGAGCCCCGCCAGAAAGCCAACCTCCTGTTCGGCCTTTCGCAGATCAACACCTTTACCACCGACCCCAACAAATTCACCGTGCCCTCTTCTCTGGACATGCCACCTGGCGCGCCCATCGGCATGCCTGGCCTGGACTTTTTGCATGACGATGTGGCCTATTAG
- a CDS encoding DUF5691 domain-containing protein, with the protein MSALPLAPETALRPGADWQQLLRVALLGTRQSPDPLPTLPDFELPDDTPDHREKQALLSAGVLTTIRKAGYQFPTAPPEKSVAPVAAPETQEVLGPSGTQLLHQLLNGQYPELLPEFLAAAAEHQRRVPHQVLVSLLEHARTRPTLHRAAAAVLGQRGAWLAAQNPAWQTLLAASEQATDDAAIWETGAIRQRTFYLETLRRHNPAQARELLAAALPQEPAKHQAQLLETLAVQLSPDDAALLEQYLASKSKEVRQTVVPLLLRLPNTMLPERLWQRAEPLLQLKRTLLSKKLLVELPATDWDKTWLLDGIEQKDSRFQGEKAALLGQVLALLPPQRWAEHWHLMPANIIDLAADTEWAALLLTAWAEAAVLHQDAAWATALLEWHYAQPRKNALSLPVARLAAQLSPAELIGLVLPQLQATPHFATDAPWLHLVQLVPAPWPEALTRRVVELLRRALKQPEQLHRIQYAASQLLEHMARVVPADQYSLCAEPLQPLIQDVPYLHNSLARLLNTLHFRQQLQEALHEPPSPAGPTP; encoded by the coding sequence ATGTCAGCTCTTCCCCTTGCCCCGGAAACCGCCCTGCGCCCCGGCGCCGACTGGCAGCAGCTGCTGCGTGTGGCCCTACTCGGCACTCGCCAAAGCCCCGACCCACTGCCTACCCTACCCGACTTCGAGCTACCCGACGACACACCCGACCACCGCGAAAAGCAAGCGCTACTCTCGGCCGGCGTGCTGACCACCATCCGCAAAGCCGGCTACCAGTTCCCGACGGCCCCACCGGAAAAGTCAGTGGCACCGGTAGCGGCGCCCGAAACCCAGGAGGTCCTTGGCCCCAGTGGCACCCAACTGCTGCACCAGTTATTGAACGGGCAGTACCCCGAGTTGCTGCCGGAGTTTCTGGCTGCTGCGGCCGAACACCAGCGCCGGGTGCCACACCAAGTGCTGGTGTCGCTGCTGGAGCATGCTCGCACGCGGCCTACCCTGCACCGCGCGGCGGCAGCCGTGCTGGGGCAGCGTGGCGCCTGGTTGGCTGCCCAGAACCCGGCGTGGCAAACGCTGCTGGCCGCCTCGGAGCAAGCCACCGACGACGCGGCTATCTGGGAAACCGGCGCCATCCGTCAGCGCACCTTCTACCTGGAAACTCTGCGCCGCCACAATCCGGCCCAGGCCCGCGAGTTGCTGGCCGCTGCCCTACCCCAGGAGCCGGCCAAGCACCAGGCCCAGCTGCTGGAAACGCTAGCCGTACAGCTCTCCCCCGACGATGCTGCCCTGCTGGAGCAGTATCTCGCTTCCAAAAGCAAGGAAGTGCGCCAAACGGTAGTGCCCTTGCTGCTGCGCCTACCCAACACTATGCTACCAGAGCGCCTCTGGCAGCGTGCCGAGCCACTACTGCAACTCAAACGCACCCTGCTCAGCAAGAAGCTGCTGGTAGAGTTGCCCGCCACCGATTGGGACAAAACCTGGCTTCTTGATGGCATTGAGCAGAAAGACAGCCGTTTTCAAGGCGAAAAAGCCGCCCTGCTGGGTCAAGTACTGGCCCTGCTGCCGCCCCAGCGCTGGGCCGAGCACTGGCACCTTATGCCCGCCAACATCATCGACCTTGCCGCCGATACCGAGTGGGCCGCCCTCCTGCTCACGGCTTGGGCCGAAGCCGCCGTGTTGCACCAGGATGCTGCCTGGGCCACAGCGCTGCTGGAGTGGCATTACGCCCAGCCGCGCAAAAACGCCCTTAGTCTCCCCGTAGCTCGTCTGGCCGCTCAGTTGTCTCCAGCTGAGTTGATCGGACTAGTGCTGCCGCAGTTGCAGGCCACCCCGCATTTTGCCACCGATGCGCCTTGGCTGCACCTCGTGCAGCTGGTGCCCGCGCCCTGGCCCGAGGCCCTCACGCGCCGCGTGGTGGAACTGCTGCGCCGCGCCCTGAAGCAGCCGGAGCAGCTCCACCGCATCCAGTACGCCGCCTCGCAGCTACTAGAGCACATGGCTCGCGTAGTGCCCGCCGATCAGTACAGCCTCTGCGCTGAACCCTTGCAGCCGCTCATCCAAGACGTGCCCTACCTCCACAACTCCCTGGCTCGCCTGCTGAACACGCTGCACTTTCGCCAACAATTGCAAGAAGCCCTGCACGAACCCCCGTCGCCTGCCGGTCCGACGCCGTAG